In the genome of Streptomyces violaceoruber, the window ACCGCGGTGACGGGACGTGCCCCGGGGGCCGGTTGCGCCGGTCCCCCGAGCGGCGCCGGATCCGCCGGACGACTGCGCCGGCGGTGGCAGGAGGCCTACGGCCGGCGGTGGTAGGCCGACAGATGGCGGAAGGGGTAGGTCTGGCGCCAGTCGGAGCCGGTGTCGTTGACCGTGCAGCCGGCCAGCTTCAGCCGCTCCACGACCTTGCCGAGCGCCGTGTCGGAGCCGTCGAAGCGGATGACGTTGCGGCCTGCGATGTCGGCGATCGGCCGTACCCCGCCGACCTCGACGATCAGCGTGCGCTCCGGGTAGGCCATCAGCACCATGCCCAGCTCGATCAGGACGTTGGGGCGCGGCTGGCACACCGGCCGGGTCTCGTGGTCGGGTTCGTTGTGGCCGCGCAGCTCGGGGTGGAGGGTGACGACGTCGTCCGGGGTGAGCAGGACCAGCGCCGCCTGGGCCTGGGAGGGGGCCCCGGCGACCACGTCGCCGAGGAAGGGGGAGGCCTGGCCGGTCGCCCGGACCAGGTCCTCCCACTCCTTGGGCCGCAGGTCGAGCCGGCGCAGCAGCTCGTACATCTCGCGCCGCACCTGGTCGTCGCGGCCGTGCACGACGAAGACGCTGCGGGCCCGCTCGGCGTCCCCCGGCACCGGGGCGGCCGGGCGCCGCCATCCGTCGGCGTACGGCTGTGCGGGCGGGGCGGACGGCGCGGGCGGCGCGGCGTGGACGGGGGAGTTGTCGCCGAAGGTCTGGGTGGTGTCGGTGTTGCCGGCGCTCTGGTTGCCCCCGAAGTTGTTGGTGCTGCCCTGGCCGAAGCTGTTGCCGTGGAACTGCTGCCCGCTCATGCCTGCCGTGCCTCCCTGGTGACGCCGGAGTTGTTGCCGAAGGTCTGGGTGGTGTTGGTGTTGCCGACGCTCTGGTTGCCGCCGAAGTTGTTGGTGCTGTTGGCGCCGAAGTTCTGCTGGAGGATGTTGGTCTGGTTCGCCTCGTGCTCCCGGGTGTCGACGTCGTGGTCGCGCAGGAAGTCGCCCACGATCTGGAGCAGATGGCGCTCGATGATCTGGATGTACTTGATCGCGTCCGACTCCTGGAAGAAGTGGTGGAAGTCGTGGTCGGGCGCCAGCTCGCGGACGCTGGTGCGGGCGCCGCAGTCCACCGCGGTCAGGGCGTAGCGGCCGAGCCGGAACTCGCTGGTGTCGGCGGGCTCGCCCACCAGCTTGCGGACGGTGTCGGTGGAGAAGCGGCTGGGCAGCCGTTCGCGCAGCGGGTTGGTGATCAGCCGCAGCAGCTCGCCGGGCGCGCTGCGGGTCACGTCCCAGGCGATGCGGCACATGAGCCTGCCGTCGATCGCGGCCGGCAGCCGGTCTGCGAGGTGGAAGCTCTCCGGCAGGGGACCGAGCACGTAGGTGTAGAACTCGGTGTGCAGGGTGCTGCCCTTGATGTCGAAGCCGATGAACACCGAGGTGACCAGCTCCTGCTGCCAGGCCCCGATGCGGACGCACAGGTACTCGCGGCGGGCGTCGTAGTCCTCCCGCCAGTGTGCGGCGGTGTGGTCGGGGTGGCCGGGGTCGGGCGTGTCCAGGAGCACGGCGACGGAGTCGCTGCCCTCGGCGGTGCGCACCGCCTTGGTGAACCGGCGCCGGTCGACGGAGAGCAGTTCGACGCGGTGGCTCGGCGCGGGCTTGTCGCGCAGTTCCGCCAGCAGCTCCTCGCAGACCCGGGTGGTGATGTCGTCGACCGTGAACGGGATGATCGGCTTGCGTTCCGTCCGGCCGCCCCCGTCCGTGCCGTTCGTGCCGTTCGTGCCGTTCGTGCCGTCCGCCGGTCCGTGCTGGGCGGGGACGTGCCCGTTGAGCAGGTTCTGGCCGAGCGCGCCGGCCCGGGACTTCGGGGCGCCGAGCAGCAGTTCCGCGTTGGCCCACCGTTTGACCGAGTGGCCGGCGCCGATGAAGGGCTTGTAGCCGCCGTAGTACACGGTGTCCGAGGCCTGCTCCCGGTTGATCTTGCCGACGAGTTCCGGGGTGAGGCGCGAGGTGACCGGGTGCGAGCCGTCGAACCCGGTGCGGTCGTCCGCCGGGGGTGCGAGGTGCTCGGCGAGGGTCTGCAGGATGGCGAGCCTGCGCAGGAACATCGTGGCCCAGGCGAGCCAGAACGCGAACAGGGCGGCCGTCCAGCCGCCCAGTACGCCCGCGGCCATGAGCAGCGCGATGACGACCGCGCCCGCGGCGAGGGCGATCAGCTGGTTGCGGCGCAGGTTGTGGGCGGCCAGGGCGTGCGCCAGGACGGGCGCGGCGTCGTAGCCGTAGGAGGGGGCCACGACCCGGTAGCGGTGGGTGAGCAGCTCCCGGATGACGGCCTTGCGGTAGTGGGGGTCGAGGTAGGTGCCCGCGCACAGCAGGCGGGTGGCGTTGCTCGTGGTGTCCGGGGGCGGCGGGGCGGCGTGGGTGGTCATGGCTGTTCAGTTCCCTTCCCGCATGTCGGCCGAGGTGATGACGCCGCCGCTGACGGTGTAGGTGCCCTCGAACGTCGTCTGCGTGCCGTCGGTCTCCCAGGCCACGACCGTGACCGAGACGTCGTCGCCGGACGTGCCGGTCACGGTGACGTCGTCCCGCTGCGTCGTCCCGAAGCCGGCGACGAAGGAGTCGTAGTCCTGGTCGAGGTTCTTGCCGCCCAGCTCCCACGCGGCCGCGAAGTCGCGGTTGTTGATGGCGTCGAAGTACGCCGTCACGGTCGCCTCCGGCCCGCTGCCGTCGGCGGTGGTGTCCTCGGTGGCCGTGTCGTCGGTCGCGGTGTCGGTCGTGGTGTCGTCCGTGGGGGTCTCGTCCGCGGTGCCGTCGCCGTACGGGTCGTTGTCGTACGTGCCGTCGCCGTAAGTGCCGTCCTCGTACGTGCCGTTGCCGTACGTGCCGTCGGGGTCGGTGCCGTCGCCGGAGGTGCCGTCGTCGGTCGTGCCGTCGTCGGTCGTGCCGGACCCCCAGTCCGGCAGCGCTCCGCTGCCGTAGAGCCCGTCGGTGGCGGGTGCTCCGTCGTCCGGGCCGGTCGTGGCGAGCACGACGGCCAGCACGACTATGAGGACGAAGGGGACCGCGATCACGGTCAGGGCCTGGTTGCGTACGGGGCCGGGCGTGAGTGCGAGCCCCGGTGCGGGGTAGGAACCCCTGGCGCCGGGCGGGACGCGTGTACTGCTCATCTGTCACCTCATTGCCGCCGGTATCCGGCCGGGCGGATACGGCACGCGCCCCGAGTGGGCCGATGTGCCTTGTGCATCGACCGATCCGACCAGTGGCGGCGCTTCCGGAACCAGATTTCCGGGGTTCCGATGCGCTTCCGATCGGCTTCCGGTATGGCCGGCCCGTTGATCGTCCCGCTGCTCGTCCCGCCGATCGCCCCGGGGCGGTTCACCGGCACCCAAGCCCTGGTGAACGCTTCCGGAAACCGGCAATGCGGATAGGTGGCACCGTCACGCACCATGGGGCGCACGGGGAGCACTGCGCGGAGGGGGCCGGACGATGACGACGAAGACGACGCACAGTCCGTTCGTCCGGCCCCTCCACCGGCTCCGCCCCCGTCCCGACGATCCCGGCCGCGCCCCGCGCGCCGCCGGCGCCGCGGCACACGGCCGCCGCGCCGTCTGAGACCCGCCTTCCGCCGCTGCCGGGGCCCGGCGCGGGCGCGGTCCGTTCGAAGACTCGCCCCCGGAACCACGCCTGTCCGCACGGGCGTCACCCCACCAACATCGGCGGCGGCCGGCCGCGCTCGTCCGGCCGCCGCGACAGCCGCCTCATGCCGTAAGGACGTATGCCATGGAAGTCATCGGTGTCCTCGCCCTCGTCTGTCTGCTCCTCGTCGTCCTTGTGCTGTTCGGCGTCTCGCGGCTCTTCCGCAAGGTGGAGCAGGGCAAGGCGCTGATCGTCTCGAAGATGCGCAAGGTGGACGTGACCTTCACGGGTCAGGTGGTGCTGCCCGTGCTGCACAAGGCCGAGGTGATGGACATCTCGGTGAAGACGATCGAGATCACGCGGGCCGGCAAGGAGGGGCTGATCTGCCGGGACAACATCCGCGCGGACATCCGCATCTCGTTCTTCGTCAAGGTCAACAAGACCGCCGAGGACGTCGTCAAGGTCGCCCAGGCGGTCGGCACGGCCCGCGCCAGCGACCGGGACACGTTGCAGGAGCTGTTCCACGCGAAGTTCTCCGAGGCGCTGAAGACCGTCGGCAAGCAGCTGGACTTCACCGACCTCTACACCAAGCGCGAGGAGCTGCGGTACCGGATCATCGAGGTCATCGGCGTCGACCTCAGCGGGTACCACCTCGAGGACGCGGCGATCGACTACCTGGAGCAGACGCCGCTGACCCAGCTCGACCCGGCCAACGTCCTGGACGCCCAGGGCATCCGGAAGATCACCGAGCTGACGGCCGTGGAGCACGTGCGCACCAATGAGGCGCGGCGCACCGAGGAGAAGGAGATCACCCGGCAGAACGTCGACGCGCGCGAGGCCGTTCTGGAGCTGGAGCGCCGGCAGGCGGACGCCGAGATCAAGCAGAAGCGCGAGATCGACACCACCCGGGCCCGCGAGGAGGCCGAGACGGCACGGGTGGTGGAGGAGGAGCGGCTGCGCGCGCAGGCGGCGTTCCTGCGCACGGAGGAGCAGCTCGGCGTGCAGCGCGAGAACCAGGCCCGTGAGGTCGCGGTCGCCGCGAAGAACCGCGAGCGGGTCATCGCCGTGGAGAACGAGCGCATCGAGAAGGACCGCATGCTGGAGGCCATCGGCCGCGAGCGGGAGACCGAGCTGACCCGGATCGCCGCCGAGAAGGAGGTCGAGGCCGAGCGGCGGGACATCGCCGAGGTCATCCGCGAGCGCGTCGCCGTGGACCGCACGGTCGCCGAGCAGGAGGAGTCCATCAAGAAGCTGCGCGCCGTGGAGGAGGCGGAGCGGGACCGGCAGACGGTGATCATCGCCGCCGAGGCCCAGGCGCAGGAGCGGCTGGTCAAGGACATCAAGGCCGCCGAGGCCGCGGAGGCGGCGGCCACCCACCGCGCCGCCGAGGAACTCACCATGGCCGAGGCCCGGTTGAAGAGCGCCGACCTGGAGGCGCAGGCCAAGCTGCGGATGGCCGAGGGCATCCAGGCCGAGGCGGCCGCGGCGGGCCTCGCGGCGGTCCAGGTCCGTGACAAGGAGGCCGAGGTCATCGAGAAGGCCGGCCGCGCCGAGGCGGAGGCGACCGGGGCCCGGATGCGCGCCGAGGCCGAGGGCGCGCGGGCCAAGGCCCTCGCCGAGGCGGAGGCCATCGGCAGCAGGCTGAAGGCGGAGGC includes:
- a CDS encoding flotillin family protein, whose amino-acid sequence is MEVIGVLALVCLLLVVLVLFGVSRLFRKVEQGKALIVSKMRKVDVTFTGQVVLPVLHKAEVMDISVKTIEITRAGKEGLICRDNIRADIRISFFVKVNKTAEDVVKVAQAVGTARASDRDTLQELFHAKFSEALKTVGKQLDFTDLYTKREELRYRIIEVIGVDLSGYHLEDAAIDYLEQTPLTQLDPANVLDAQGIRKITELTAVEHVRTNEARRTEEKEITRQNVDAREAVLELERRQADAEIKQKREIDTTRAREEAETARVVEEERLRAQAAFLRTEEQLGVQRENQAREVAVAAKNRERVIAVENERIEKDRMLEAIGRERETELTRIAAEKEVEAERRDIAEVIRERVAVDRTVAEQEESIKKLRAVEEAERDRQTVIIAAEAQAQERLVKDIKAAEAAEAAATHRAAEELTMAEARLKSADLEAQAKLRMAEGIQAEAAAAGLAAVQVRDKEAEVIEKAGRAEAEATGARMRAEAEGARAKALAEAEAIGSRLKAEAAGLTEKAAAMAALDDASRGHEEYRLRLEAEKDIRLAGLDVQRQVAEAQATVLATGLENADIDIVGGDTVFFDRLMSSVALGKGVDGFVKHSETAQALAGPWLDGSSSFTDDLTRVLGSFSTADVQNLTVSALLMKLMKSGGPDAGQVQRLLDRAGELGLADTPLTALNGTARV
- a CDS encoding nucleotide-binding protein, with the translated sequence MSGQQFHGNSFGQGSTNNFGGNQSAGNTDTTQTFGDNSPVHAAPPAPSAPPAQPYADGWRRPAAPVPGDAERARSVFVVHGRDDQVRREMYELLRRLDLRPKEWEDLVRATGQASPFLGDVVAGAPSQAQAALVLLTPDDVVTLHPELRGHNEPDHETRPVCQPRPNVLIELGMVLMAYPERTLIVEVGGVRPIADIAGRNVIRFDGSDTALGKVVERLKLAGCTVNDTGSDWRQTYPFRHLSAYHRRP